ACCGAAGCGCTGGTGCCCACCGAGGCGCTGTTCCCGCTGGTGGACAGACTGGCCGCGAAAGCCAATACCCAGCTGTCGATCATCACCGAGGTGCTGGCCGGGGCGTGGGAGCGTCTTGAGACGGGCAGGGCGGATATCGTCATTGCGCCGGACATGCATTTCCGCTCATCGTCAGAGATCAACTCACGCAAACTGTACAGCGTGATGAACGTTTACGTCGCCGCCCCGGATCACCCTATCCATCAGGAGCCGGAGCCGCTTTCTGAGGTCACGCGCGTAAAATACCGCGGCGTGGCGGTCGCGGATACTGCCCGTGAACGACCGGTGCTGACGGTACAGTTGATGGATAAACAGCCGCGTCTGACGGTAACGTCGCTGGAAGATAAGCGTCAGGCGCTCCTGGCGGGGCTGGGCGTGGCGACCATGCCGTATCCGTTTGTCGAAAAGGACATTGCAGAAGGGCGGCTGCGCGTCGTCAGCCCGGAATACACCAGCGAAGTGGATATCATTATGGCGTGGCGTCGTGACAGCATGGGCGAAGCCAAATCGTGGTGTTTGCGTGAAATTCCAAAGCTCTTTGCCCACCACAACAAATAAGCGTAGGCCCGGTAAGCGTAAGCGCCACCGGGCAGAATTTACGCGCTTGCCTTAGGATCCGGACCAAAGCGGTTTTCGCCAGGCGTTCCGCTCTGACAGTTGAAAATCAAAATCACGATCCAGCCGATAAGCGGGATCAGCAGCAACAGCAGCCACCACGCCGAACGATCGGTGTCGTGGAGACGACGAAACAGTACGGCCCATGAAGGCAGCAGAACTAACACACCATAAATGGTGGTGAGAATGCCTTCACCCCCCTCGCGTTCCCAGCCGAGGATCTTGTCCACAATGCCCAGCACCATAATCAGGACGAAGTTCACCAGAACGAACATCCAGTACTCTTTGCGGCGGGCGCGGCCA
The sequence above is a segment of the Enterobacter hormaechei ATCC 49162 genome. Coding sequences within it:
- the yhaJ gene encoding DNA-binding transcriptional regulator YhaJ codes for the protein MAKERALTLEALRVMDAIDRRGSFAAAADELGRVPSALSYTMQKLEEELDVVLFDRSGHRTKFTNVGRMLLERGRVLLEAADKLTTDAEALARGWETHLTLVTEALVPTEALFPLVDRLAAKANTQLSIITEVLAGAWERLETGRADIVIAPDMHFRSSSEINSRKLYSVMNVYVAAPDHPIHQEPEPLSEVTRVKYRGVAVADTARERPVLTVQLMDKQPRLTVTSLEDKRQALLAGLGVATMPYPFVEKDIAEGRLRVVSPEYTSEVDIIMAWRRDSMGEAKSWCLREIPKLFAHHNK
- a CDS encoding DUF805 domain-containing protein, with amino-acid sequence MDWYLKVLRNYFGFGGRARRKEYWMFVLVNFVLIMVLGIVDKILGWEREGGEGILTTIYGVLVLLPSWAVLFRRLHDTDRSAWWLLLLLIPLIGWIVILIFNCQSGTPGENRFGPDPKASA